acacacgcgagacagataagctATGAATGAAAATAAACTAGATCGGAAGTTAATCAAATTTTCTTATATACACATCTATTAATAGTTGATGTCTAGCATGAATTTTGAATGTCAAAGCCTATTGTGCTGATAAATGCTTGTACACTATAAATCTAAATAATACAAAGATAAATACAAGCATtttctaaaataataaaattatttttattacccAAGTTAAGAAACTTTAATTTTTGGGAATGATTCAAGACTGCTTGCTTCAATAGTCTGACAACTATATCACTCAAATAACGTTTATCCCTATTTTTTCAAACAGTCATCCTCTTTGTATCATCTAAATATTCCGTCTCATTGTAATTTCCGTAAAATGGCAGCTAAAACGTCTGACAAATTAGACAAAATCAAAGAGGCTGTTGATAGATTTACTGTCAGACTGAGAAGGGGGTATGATACGATTTTGTATCTAATAGCAGCTTTAAAAAATCTAgctaaaaactgattttttttacgtAAACAGGCATCTGATTGGGTCCTATGAAGTGGCCAAGGAGACTGCTTGTATTCTCAAAGATGTCATTCAAATTTGTCCTTGGAAAACTGAAGAAGATTTAATAAATATATTGAAGGAATATGGAGACCATTTGAGCCAACATAAACCGCTAGGTATGCAAACGCTTTTCATAATAAGTATCAAACAAACTAGAGCAACTTCAAACATAAAAAAACATTGCGCTGTGCTATAGGAATAGTATAATCGAAATGTATATTAAAGCATGCATGTAGCAAAGCAACGACTTATTTTAATACACTCTAGAGTTGGTTATTGTGAATACGTTAAGAAGAATTTTGTACGCTATACGAGAGGAGTCTAAAAATCTGCAGGTACGGAATGTGGAGAGGCCCTAGTATTCTAAGAGTTATCGCCTCTTCTGaaagcaattttagaaaaatacaagGACGCGGGACTTATTGATTATTGTTCGAATTCTAAATGCAAATACTTTGGCTGATGAACTTATCATAATGTGAATAAACAGAAAAGAaacgaactgaaaaaaaaatttatagGAAACGCCGAAGAATCAGATTTCTTGCGAAGCGTTTCCATGTCCATGTTGATGCAAAACACTACTAGTGGCACCTCATCTCAATTGCTGCCCTACTTTACAAAAAATGAGGTCCCTCATCGTTCTGCATCGCGTATCATAGATACCTCATCTCAACCTGGCTTGTTAAAAGTTTTGTCGACCAAAGACGATCAGAGTCAAACTCTGTCGGATGAAAACATTGGCGATTTGAAGGATTTGATAGTTGAGTGCGTTGATGAATTTATTGAAGAGCTAGATTCTGCTTATAGTAATATTGGCGATCAAGCTCAAGACCACATTCATGCCAATGAAGTAATTA
This sequence is a window from Schistocerca gregaria isolate iqSchGreg1 unplaced genomic scaffold, iqSchGreg1.2 ptg000720l, whole genome shotgun sequence. Protein-coding genes within it:
- the LOC126320390 gene encoding translation initiation factor eIF-2B subunit beta-like, which encodes MAAKTSDKLDKIKEAVDRFTVRLRRGHLIGSYEVAKETACILKDVIQICPWKTEEDLINILKEYGDHLSQHKPLELVIVNTLRRILYAIREESKNLQKRNELKKKFIGNAEESDFLRSVSMSMLMQNTTSGTSSQLLPYFTKNEVPHRSASRIIDTSSQPGLLKVLSTKDDQSQTLSDENIGDLKDLIVECVDEFIEELDSAYSNIGDQAQDHIHANEVIMTFGKSKAVAAFLKAAARHRKFEVIVAEAAPSYAGHEMAKSLSSCNAENKDSTGSIEVTLIPDTAIFALMSRVHKVIVGTHAVMASGGLVARSGSHMLIEAAKYHSVSVVVCTGIYKLSPLYVHDLDTFNELHSPSEVLSFKKAQSLDVSVKNPSWDYIPPELISLYITNIGSYSPSYIYRILAEYYCPEDAKI